Proteins encoded within one genomic window of Lampris incognitus isolate fLamInc1 chromosome 1, fLamInc1.hap2, whole genome shotgun sequence:
- the irf2b gene encoding interferon regulatory factor 2, translating to MPVERMRMRPWLEEQINSCQIPGLKWVNKEKRIFQIPWMHAARHGWDLEKDAPLFMRWAIHTGKFQPGVDRPDPKTWKANFRCAMNSLPDIEEVKDKSIKKGTNAFRVYKMLSCTERITKKGRKKGEKDGRTKGNKEVEQEVAFGSPSHSLSGAPVGPLNYTTQEINQQEVTKQKEVERDTVSDSTSAIDSPAEDHVIASEQLPFVCQTIEVTTENEEQTVSSSHSYPLQISPVSSYCDSDTDSLHSDTEDTKESASRAWRRGYSSSVLRVPSCALPSMSTFVSAAKPNFRITSTRDPAPIISYHANSWMSDYIQSAQPLLPETASHTHEMRASVIMKTSDVTSS from the exons ATGCCTGTGGAGAGGATGCGGATGAGGCCCTGGCTCGAGGAACAGATCAACTCCTGTCAGATACCTGGACTCAAATGGGTCAACAAA gaGAAAAGAATCTTCCAGATCCCATGGATGCACGCTGCTCGTCACGGTTGGGACCTAGAGAAAGACGCTCCGCTCTTTATGAGATGGGCCATCCACACTG gtaaATTCCAGCCAGGTGTGGATCGCCCAGACCCTAAGACGTGGAAGGCTAATTTCCGCTGTGCCATGAACAGCCTGCCAGATATCGAAGAGGTGAAGGACAAGAGCATCAAGAAGGGAACCAATGCCTTCAGAGTCTACAAGATGCTCTCGTGCACTGAGAGGATCACTAAGAAAG GGAGGAAGAAGGGTGAGAAAGACGGAAGGACCAAAGGAAATAAAGAAGTCGAACAAGAG GTCGCCTTTGGTTCTCCAAGTCACAGTCTGTCTGGAGCTCCTGTCGGGCCTCTGAACTATACCACACAGGAAATCAACCAACAGGAAGTGACGAAACAGAAAGAAGTTGAGAGGGACACGGTGTCAGACAGCACTTCAG CCATTGATAGTCCGGCAGAAGATCATGTGATTGCCAGCGAACAGCTCCCGTTTGTCTGTCAGACAATCGAGGTGACCACAGAAAATGAAGAACAGACTGTCAGCTCCTCCCATTCTTACCCGCTCCAGATCTCACCTGTGTCTTCATACTGCG ACAGCGACACAGACAGTCTGCACAGCGATACAGAGGACACCAAAGAG AGTGCCAGTCGAGCCTGGAGGCGGGGCTATAGCTCATCGGTGCTCAGGGTTCCTTCGTGCGCTCTTCCTAGCATGTCCACTTTCGTCTCGGCAGCCAAGCCCAACTTCCGGATCACCAGCACCCGAGACCCCGCCCCTATCATCAGTTACCATGCCAACAGCTGGATGTCAGACTACATCCAGAGCGCTCAGCCCCTCCTCCCTGAGACAGCGAGCCACACCCACGAGATGCGAGCCAGTGTTATTATGAAGACTTCTGATGTCACTTCCTCCTGA